In Aestuariibaculum lutulentum, one DNA window encodes the following:
- a CDS encoding OmpA family protein, translating into MKNLSRLLFAMLLVLGYSNMNAQDKNNPWQITIGANGVDAYPSGDGVVGNAQFSESIFDEFFNVDDHWNILPSLSTISVSKYIGGGFSFGVAGSLNKIEKWGDVPGSDPEEVNEVDDLSYYGVDGTIKYNFLQGTTIDPYLGVGGGYTWVDEIGAGTLNGTIGLNIWFSENIGLTFQSSYKHAFEDYLQTHFQHTAGISIKFGGADSDGDGIYDKDDACPEVAGTKEFNGCPDTDGDGIEDSKDDCPNEAGSAEMNGCPDTDGDGIADKDDKCPTVAGLASLNGCPDADGDGVTDAEDNCPNEAGPASNNGCPYADADGDGVLDKDDLCPDKVGTVANNGCPEVTEAVQKALNDYAKTILFDTGKSTIKSQSAQVLDDIVAILKEYPNAKFTVEGHTDSVGSESFNQKLSESRASSVKDYLTSNGIDAARLSSQGYGESKPIDTNSTAAGKANNRRVEINLIK; encoded by the coding sequence ATGAAAAATCTTAGCAGATTATTGTTCGCTATGTTGTTAGTGCTAGGCTACAGCAACATGAATGCGCAAGACAAAAACAATCCTTGGCAGATTACTATTGGTGCAAATGGCGTAGACGCTTACCCTTCTGGTGATGGCGTAGTAGGCAATGCTCAATTTAGTGAATCTATTTTCGATGAATTTTTCAATGTAGATGACCACTGGAATATCTTACCTTCATTATCTACAATTTCGGTATCTAAATACATTGGAGGAGGATTCTCTTTTGGTGTTGCCGGATCTTTAAACAAAATTGAAAAATGGGGTGACGTTCCTGGATCAGATCCAGAAGAAGTAAATGAAGTTGACGATTTATCATACTACGGTGTAGATGGTACAATTAAATACAACTTCTTACAAGGAACAACTATCGATCCATATCTTGGTGTTGGTGGTGGTTATACTTGGGTAGATGAAATCGGTGCCGGTACTTTAAACGGAACTATTGGTTTGAACATTTGGTTCAGCGAAAACATCGGTTTAACTTTCCAATCTTCTTACAAACACGCTTTCGAAGATTATTTACAAACACATTTCCAACACACTGCTGGTATCTCAATCAAATTTGGTGGAGCTGATAGTGATGGTGATGGTATTTACGATAAAGACGATGCTTGTCCTGAAGTTGCTGGTACTAAAGAATTCAACGGATGTCCTGATACAGACGGTGATGGTATAGAAGACAGCAAAGACGATTGTCCTAACGAAGCTGGTTCAGCTGAAATGAATGGTTGTCCTGATACAGACGGTGACGGTATTGCAGATAAAGACGATAAATGTCCTACAGTTGCTGGTTTAGCTTCATTAAACGGATGTCCAGATGCTGACGGTGACGGTGTTACAGATGCTGAAGATAACTGTCCTAACGAAGCAGGTCCTGCATCTAACAACGGATGTCCTTACGCTGATGCTGACGGTGACGGTGTATTAGATAAAGATGATTTATGTCCAGACAAAGTGGGTACTGTTGCTAACAACGGTTGTCCTGAAGTAACTGAGGCTGTACAAAAAGCTCTTAACGATTACGCTAAAACAATCTTATTCGATACAGGTAAATCAACAATTAAATCTCAATCTGCTCAAGTATTAGATGATATTGTTGCTATCTTAAAAGAATACCCTAACGCTAAATTTACAGTTGAAGGTCACACTGACAGCGTTGGTAGTGAGTCTTTTAACCAAAAATTATCTGAGTCTAGAGCTAGCTCTGTTAAAGATTACTTAACTAGCAACGGTATTGATGCAGCAAGACTTTCTTCTCAAGGTTACGGCGAGTCTAAACCAATTGATACAAACTCAACTGCTGCAGGTAAAGCTAACAACAGACGTGTTGAGATTAACTTAATAAAATAA
- a CDS encoding OmpA family protein, giving the protein MKKIILFFALVVVGLSTLQAQDANNRWLIGIGVNAVDTYPTNVGDSHFPGQSWWTDEYFNATDHWNIAPYPSSLTVSRYLGGNFSFGVFGSVNKISKVGDASTYLGKQIDDFSYYGVDGFFKYSFNTEGAFEPFLKIGGGYSWIDTVGAGTLNGGAGFNWWFTKKKNVALNFQSTYKHSFEDYLIPHFQHNVGIAYKFGGKDTDGDGIKDSEDACPEVAGLPEFNGCPDSDNDGVQDSEDECPEVAGLKELNGCPDSDGDGVADKDDRCPDAAGSKELNGCPDSDGDGVVDIDDKCPNEAGPASNNGCPEVVVDNTQELIDALAKTIFFEFDSARLTPDNQITLNKIADLIEKTDKTYNLTIEGYADNVGPKSYNQTLSEKRAKAVADYLTSTGVAPADVSTVGFGENNPVADNKTKEGRAENRRSEIKITLVSK; this is encoded by the coding sequence ATGAAAAAAATTATTTTATTTTTCGCTTTAGTTGTTGTAGGCTTAAGCACCCTACAAGCACAGGATGCTAATAACCGTTGGTTAATTGGGATTGGTGTAAATGCGGTAGATACTTATCCAACAAATGTTGGAGATTCTCACTTCCCTGGCCAAAGCTGGTGGACTGACGAATACTTTAACGCAACAGACCACTGGAACATTGCTCCTTACCCTTCTTCTTTAACGGTTTCTCGTTACTTAGGTGGAAACTTCTCTTTTGGAGTTTTTGGTTCTGTAAACAAAATTTCAAAAGTTGGTGATGCTTCTACTTACTTAGGAAAACAAATTGATGACTTCTCATACTATGGTGTTGATGGATTCTTCAAATACAGCTTTAACACAGAAGGTGCTTTCGAACCTTTCTTAAAAATTGGTGGAGGTTACTCTTGGATTGACACAGTTGGAGCTGGAACATTAAATGGTGGTGCTGGTTTTAACTGGTGGTTCACTAAAAAGAAAAATGTTGCTTTAAACTTCCAATCTACTTACAAGCACTCTTTCGAAGATTATTTAATCCCTCACTTCCAACACAATGTTGGTATCGCTTACAAATTTGGAGGCAAAGATACTGACGGAGATGGAATTAAAGACAGCGAAGATGCTTGTCCAGAAGTTGCTGGTTTACCTGAATTCAATGGTTGTCCTGATAGCGATAACGATGGTGTTCAAGACAGCGAAGATGAGTGCCCAGAAGTTGCTGGTTTAAAAGAATTAAACGGTTGTCCTGATTCTGACGGTGACGGTGTTGCTGATAAAGATGATAGATGTCCTGATGCTGCTGGATCTAAAGAATTAAACGGTTGTCCTGATTCTGATGGTGACGGTGTAGTTGATATCGACGATAAATGTCCTAACGAAGCTGGTCCTGCATCTAACAACGGATGTCCTGAAGTTGTTGTAGATAACACTCAAGAATTAATCGATGCACTTGCAAAAACTATTTTCTTTGAATTTGATAGCGCTAGATTAACTCCAGACAATCAAATTACATTAAACAAGATTGCTGATTTAATTGAGAAAACTGACAAAACCTACAACTTAACTATTGAAGGTTATGCAGATAACGTTGGTCCTAAATCATACAACCAAACATTATCTGAAAAAAGAGCTAAAGCTGTTGCTGATTATTTAACTAGTACTGGAGTAGCTCCTGCAGACGTTTCTACAGTTGGTTTTGGTGAAAACAACCCAGTTGCTGATAACAAAACTAAAGAAGGTAGAGCTGAAAACAGAAGAAGTGAGATCAAAATCACACTAGTTTCTAAATAA